In the genome of Muntiacus reevesi chromosome 5, mMunRee1.1, whole genome shotgun sequence, one region contains:
- the PLEKHG5 gene encoding pleckstrin homology domain-containing family G member 5 isoform X6 → MDKGRAAKVCHHADCQQLHHRGPLNLCEVCDSKFHSAMHYDGHVRFDLPPQGSVLARNVSTRSCPPRTSPAVDLEEEEESCMDGKGDRKSTGLKLSKKKARRRHTDDPSKECFTLKFDLNVDIETEIVPAMKKKSLGEVLLPVFERKGIALGKVDIYLDQSNTPLSLTFEAYRFGGHYLRVKAKPGDEGKVEQGVKDSKSLSLPILRQAGAGPPAQERVDPQSRRESLDILAPGRRRKNMSEFLGEASIPGQEPPTPSSCSLPSGSSSGGSSSSSGSDSWKNRAASRFSGFFSSGPSTSAYGREMDKMEQLEGKLHAYGLFGLPRLPRRLRFDHDSWEEEGDEEEDEDDAGLRLEDSWRELIDGHEKLTRRQCHQQEAVWELLHTEASYIKKLRVITNLFLCCLLNLQESGLLCEVEAERLFSNIPEIARLHRGLWGSVMAPVLEKARRTRALLQPGDFLKGFKMFGSLFKPYIRYCMEEEGCMEYMRGLLRDNDLFRAYITWAEKHQQCQRLKLSDMLAKPHQRLTKYPLLLKSVLRKTDEPRAKEAVVTMIGSVERFIHHVNACMRQRQERQRLAAVVSRIDAYEVVEGSNDEVDKLLKEFLHLDLTAPIPGASPEETRQLLLEGSLRMKEGKDSKVDVYCFLFTDLLLVTKAVKKAERTKVIRPPLLVDKIVCRELRDPGSFLLIYLNEFHSAVGAYTFQASGQALCRGWVDAIYNAQNQLQQLRVQEHPGNQQHLQSLEEEEDEQEEEEEEEEEGGESSTSAASSPTILRKSSHSLDSQHCASDGSTETLAMVVVEPGELLSSPEFGGGPFSSQSDETSLSTTASSVTPTSELLPLGPVDGRSCSMDSAYGTLSPTSLQDFMAPAPMAESAPQPPELPPAPSPPPSPRVRRRTPVQLLPCLPHLLKSKSEASLLQLLSGATTRRAPPAPSRSLSEVCLAATVPGMRTRGSYQEAGPSWYCQGAPGPGPQLAELEGGAHCPGGELEGPTRRSRELSSGASTRVQPEPPPGISAQHRKLTLAQLYRIRTTLLLNSTLTASEV, encoded by the exons GTATGCCACCACGCCGACTGCCAGCAACTGCACCACCGGGGCCCCCTCAACCTCTGCGAGGTCTGTGACAGCAAGTTCCACAGCGCCATGCATTACGATGGGCACGTCCGCTTCGACCTGCCCCCCCAAG GCTCTGTCCTGGCTCGGAATGTGTCCACCCGGTCCTGCCCCCCACGCACCAGTCCTGCTGTGgacttggaggaggaggaggagagctgTATGGATGGCAAGGG GGACCGAAAGAGCACAGGCCTGAAACTCTCCAAGAAGAAAGCCAGGAGGAGACACACAGAT GACCCAAGCAAGGAGTGCTTCACCCTGAAATTTGACCTGAACGTGGATATTGAGACGGAGATTGTACCAGCCATGAAGAAGAAGTCTCTGGG ggaggTGCTGCTGCCAGTATTTGAAAGGAAGGGCATTGCACTGGGCAAAGTGGACATCTACCTGGACCAGTCCAACACGCCCCTGTCCCTCACCTTTGAGGCTTACAGGTTTGGGGGACACTACCTGCGGGTCAAAG CCAAGCCAGGGGACGAGGGGAAGGTGGAGCAGGGGGTGAAGGACTCCAAGTCCCTGAGTCTGCCGATCCTGCGGCAAGCCGGGGCCGGACCCCCGGCCCAGGAGCGGGTGGACCCCCAGAGCCGCCGGGAGAGCCTGGATATCCTG GCCCCTGGTCGCCGACGCAAGAACATGTCAGAGTTCCTGGGGGAGGCAAGCATCCCTGGGCAGGAGCCCCCCACACCCTCCAGCTGCTCTCTGCCCAGCGGCAGCAGCagtggcggcagcagcagcagcagcggcagtgaCAGCTGGAAGAACCGGGCAGCCAGTCGCTTCAGTGGCTTCTTCAGCTCAGGCCCCAGCACCAGTGCCTACGGCCGG GAGATGGACAAGATGGAACAGCTGGAGGGCAAGCTGCACGCCTACGGCCTCTTCGGGCTGCCCAGGCTGCCCCGGAGGCTGCGCTTTGACCATGACTCCTGGGAGGAAGAAGGTGACGAAGAGGAGGATGAGGATGACGCTGGACTGCGGCTGGAGGACAGCTGGCGGGAGCTCATTGACGGGCACGAG AAGCTGACCCGGCGGCAGTGCCACCAGCAGGAGGCGGTCTGGGAGCTCCTGCACACGGAGGCCTCCTACATTAAGAAGCTGAGGGTGATCACCAAC CTGTTCCTGTGCTGCCTTCTGAACCTGCAGGAGTCGGGACTGCTGTGTGAG GTGGAGGCGGAACGCCTGTTCAGTAACATCCCGGAGATCGCGCGGCTGCACCGCGGGCTGTGGGGCAGCGTGATGGCGCCGGTGCTGGAGAAGGCGCGGCGCACGCGGGCGCTGCTGCAGCCCGGGGATTTCCTCAAAGGCTTTAAGATG TTCGGCTCCCTCTTCAAGCCCTACATTCGATACTGCATGGAGGAGGAGGGCTGCATGGAGTATATGCGCGGCCTGCTGCGCGACAACGACCTCTTCCGAGCTTACATCACG TGGGCCGAGAAGCACCAGCAGTGCCAGCGGCTGAAGCTGAGCGACATGCTGGCCAAGCCCCACCAGCGACTCACCAAGTACCCGCTGCTGCTCAAGTCGGTGCTAAGAAAGACCGACGAACCGCGCGCCAAGGAGGCCGTTGTCACCATG ATCGGCTCGGTGGAACGCTTCATCCACCACGTGAACGCGTGCATGCGGCAGCGCCAGGAGCGGCAGCGGCTGGCGGCTGTGGTGAGTCGCATCGACGCATACGAGGTGGTGGAGGGCAGCAACGACGAGGTGGACAAG ctcctgaaGGAATTTCTACATCTGGACCTGACAGCCCCCATCCCTGGAGCCTCCCCTGAGGAGACACGTCAGCTGCTGCTGGAAGGGAGCCTGAGGATGAAGGAGGGGAAGGACAGCAAG GTGGACGTGTACTGCTTTCTCTTCACTGACCTGCTCTTGGTGACTAAGGCAGTGAAGAAGGCTGAGAGGACCAAGGTGATCAGGCCACCGCTGCTGGTGGACAAGATCGTGTGCCGGGAGCTTCGGGACCCAG gctccttcctcctcaTCTACCTGAACGAGTTCCACAGTGCTGTGGGGGCCTACACGTTCCAGGCCAGTGGCCAGGCTTTGTGCCGTGGCTGGGTGGATGCCATCTACAATGCCCAG AACCAGCTGCAGCAGCTGCGTGTGCAGGAGCACCCAGGCAACCAGCAGCACCTGCAGAgcctggaagaggaggaggatgagcaggaggaggaggaggaagaggaggaggaaggcggGGAGAGTAGCACTTCGGCTGCCAGCTCCCCTACCATTCTGCGCAAAAGCAGCCACAGCCTTGACTCCCAGCACTG TGCCTCGGACGGCTCTACGGAGACCCTGGCCATGGTGGTGGTGGAGCCTGGGGAGTTGCTGTCCTCTCCTGAATTTGGGGGCGGCCCCTTCAGCTCCCAGTCAGACGAGACCTCTCTCAGCACCACTGCCTCATCTGTCACTCCTACCAGCGAGCTGCTGCCCCTGGGCCCTGTGGATGGCCGCTCCTGCTCCATGGACTCCGCCTACGGCACCctttcccccacctccctgcaaGACTTTATGGCCCCAGCCCCCATGGCGGAGTCAGCACCCCAGCCCCCAGAGTTACCACCAGCCCCGTCACCCCCACCCTCGCCCCGCGTCCGCCGCCGCACTCCTGTCCAGCTGCTGCCCTGCCTGCCCCACCTGCTCAAGTCCAAATCAGAGGCCAGCCTCCTCCAGCTGCTGTCAGGGGCCACCACCCGCAGAGCGCCCCCAGCCCCTAGCCGCAGCCTGTCGGAAGTCTGCTTGGCTGCTACCGTCCCTGGCATGAGGACTCGGGGCTCTTATCAGGAAGCTGGGCCCAGCTGGTATTGCCAGGGGGCACCTGGCCCTGGCCCCCAGCTGGCAGAGCTAGAGGGTGGAGCCCACTGTCCAGGTGGGGAGCTCGAAGGACCCACCAGGAGGAGCAGAGAGCTGTCCTCGGGGGCCTCGACCAGGGTCCAGCCTGAGCCTCCCCCGGGGATTTCGGCCCAGCACAGGAAGCTGACGCTGGCCCAGCTCTACCGAATCAGGACTACCCTGCTGCTTAACTCCACCCTCACTGCCTC GGAGGTCTGA
- the PLEKHG5 gene encoding pleckstrin homology domain-containing family G member 5 isoform X5 → MVSWRFTEDRSLEEEKGLRCQNPDCMDKGRAAKVCHHADCQQLHHRGPLNLCEVCDSKFHSAMHYDGHVRFDLPPQGSVLARNVSTRSCPPRTSPAVDLEEEEESCMDGKGDRKSTGLKLSKKKARRRHTDDPSKECFTLKFDLNVDIETEIVPAMKKKSLGEVLLPVFERKGIALGKVDIYLDQSNTPLSLTFEAYRFGGHYLRVKAKPGDEGKVEQGVKDSKSLSLPILRQAGAGPPAQERVDPQSRRESLDILAPGRRRKNMSEFLGEASIPGQEPPTPSSCSLPSGSSSGGSSSSSGSDSWKNRAASRFSGFFSSGPSTSAYGREMDKMEQLEGKLHAYGLFGLPRLPRRLRFDHDSWEEEGDEEEDEDDAGLRLEDSWRELIDGHEKLTRRQCHQQEAVWELLHTEASYIKKLRVITNLFLCCLLNLQESGLLCEVEAERLFSNIPEIARLHRGLWGSVMAPVLEKARRTRALLQPGDFLKGFKMFGSLFKPYIRYCMEEEGCMEYMRGLLRDNDLFRAYITWAEKHQQCQRLKLSDMLAKPHQRLTKYPLLLKSVLRKTDEPRAKEAVVTMIGSVERFIHHVNACMRQRQERQRLAAVVSRIDAYEVVEGSNDEVDKLLKEFLHLDLTAPIPGASPEETRQLLLEGSLRMKEGKDSKVDVYCFLFTDLLLVTKAVKKAERTKVIRPPLLVDKIVCRELRDPGSFLLIYLNEFHSAVGAYTFQASGQALCRGWVDAIYNAQNQLQQLRVQEHPGNQQHLQSLEEEEDEQEEEEEEEEEGGESSTSAASSPTILRKSSHSLDSQHCASDGSTETLAMVVVEPGELLSSPEFGGGPFSSQSDETSLSTTASSVTPTSELLPLGPVDGRSCSMDSAYGTLSPTSLQDFMAPAPMAESAPQPPELPPAPSPPPSPRVRRRTPVQLLPCLPHLLKSKSEASLLQLLSGATTRRAPPAPSRSLSEVCLAATVPGMRTRGSYQEAGPSWYCQGAPGPGPQLAELEGGAHCPGGELEGPTRRSRELSSGASTRVQPEPPPGISAQHRKLTLAQLYRIRTTLLLNSTLTASEV, encoded by the exons GTATGCCACCACGCCGACTGCCAGCAACTGCACCACCGGGGCCCCCTCAACCTCTGCGAGGTCTGTGACAGCAAGTTCCACAGCGCCATGCATTACGATGGGCACGTCCGCTTCGACCTGCCCCCCCAAG GCTCTGTCCTGGCTCGGAATGTGTCCACCCGGTCCTGCCCCCCACGCACCAGTCCTGCTGTGgacttggaggaggaggaggagagctgTATGGATGGCAAGGG GGACCGAAAGAGCACAGGCCTGAAACTCTCCAAGAAGAAAGCCAGGAGGAGACACACAGAT GACCCAAGCAAGGAGTGCTTCACCCTGAAATTTGACCTGAACGTGGATATTGAGACGGAGATTGTACCAGCCATGAAGAAGAAGTCTCTGGG ggaggTGCTGCTGCCAGTATTTGAAAGGAAGGGCATTGCACTGGGCAAAGTGGACATCTACCTGGACCAGTCCAACACGCCCCTGTCCCTCACCTTTGAGGCTTACAGGTTTGGGGGACACTACCTGCGGGTCAAAG CCAAGCCAGGGGACGAGGGGAAGGTGGAGCAGGGGGTGAAGGACTCCAAGTCCCTGAGTCTGCCGATCCTGCGGCAAGCCGGGGCCGGACCCCCGGCCCAGGAGCGGGTGGACCCCCAGAGCCGCCGGGAGAGCCTGGATATCCTG GCCCCTGGTCGCCGACGCAAGAACATGTCAGAGTTCCTGGGGGAGGCAAGCATCCCTGGGCAGGAGCCCCCCACACCCTCCAGCTGCTCTCTGCCCAGCGGCAGCAGCagtggcggcagcagcagcagcagcggcagtgaCAGCTGGAAGAACCGGGCAGCCAGTCGCTTCAGTGGCTTCTTCAGCTCAGGCCCCAGCACCAGTGCCTACGGCCGG GAGATGGACAAGATGGAACAGCTGGAGGGCAAGCTGCACGCCTACGGCCTCTTCGGGCTGCCCAGGCTGCCCCGGAGGCTGCGCTTTGACCATGACTCCTGGGAGGAAGAAGGTGACGAAGAGGAGGATGAGGATGACGCTGGACTGCGGCTGGAGGACAGCTGGCGGGAGCTCATTGACGGGCACGAG AAGCTGACCCGGCGGCAGTGCCACCAGCAGGAGGCGGTCTGGGAGCTCCTGCACACGGAGGCCTCCTACATTAAGAAGCTGAGGGTGATCACCAAC CTGTTCCTGTGCTGCCTTCTGAACCTGCAGGAGTCGGGACTGCTGTGTGAG GTGGAGGCGGAACGCCTGTTCAGTAACATCCCGGAGATCGCGCGGCTGCACCGCGGGCTGTGGGGCAGCGTGATGGCGCCGGTGCTGGAGAAGGCGCGGCGCACGCGGGCGCTGCTGCAGCCCGGGGATTTCCTCAAAGGCTTTAAGATG TTCGGCTCCCTCTTCAAGCCCTACATTCGATACTGCATGGAGGAGGAGGGCTGCATGGAGTATATGCGCGGCCTGCTGCGCGACAACGACCTCTTCCGAGCTTACATCACG TGGGCCGAGAAGCACCAGCAGTGCCAGCGGCTGAAGCTGAGCGACATGCTGGCCAAGCCCCACCAGCGACTCACCAAGTACCCGCTGCTGCTCAAGTCGGTGCTAAGAAAGACCGACGAACCGCGCGCCAAGGAGGCCGTTGTCACCATG ATCGGCTCGGTGGAACGCTTCATCCACCACGTGAACGCGTGCATGCGGCAGCGCCAGGAGCGGCAGCGGCTGGCGGCTGTGGTGAGTCGCATCGACGCATACGAGGTGGTGGAGGGCAGCAACGACGAGGTGGACAAG ctcctgaaGGAATTTCTACATCTGGACCTGACAGCCCCCATCCCTGGAGCCTCCCCTGAGGAGACACGTCAGCTGCTGCTGGAAGGGAGCCTGAGGATGAAGGAGGGGAAGGACAGCAAG GTGGACGTGTACTGCTTTCTCTTCACTGACCTGCTCTTGGTGACTAAGGCAGTGAAGAAGGCTGAGAGGACCAAGGTGATCAGGCCACCGCTGCTGGTGGACAAGATCGTGTGCCGGGAGCTTCGGGACCCAG gctccttcctcctcaTCTACCTGAACGAGTTCCACAGTGCTGTGGGGGCCTACACGTTCCAGGCCAGTGGCCAGGCTTTGTGCCGTGGCTGGGTGGATGCCATCTACAATGCCCAG AACCAGCTGCAGCAGCTGCGTGTGCAGGAGCACCCAGGCAACCAGCAGCACCTGCAGAgcctggaagaggaggaggatgagcaggaggaggaggaggaagaggaggaggaaggcggGGAGAGTAGCACTTCGGCTGCCAGCTCCCCTACCATTCTGCGCAAAAGCAGCCACAGCCTTGACTCCCAGCACTG TGCCTCGGACGGCTCTACGGAGACCCTGGCCATGGTGGTGGTGGAGCCTGGGGAGTTGCTGTCCTCTCCTGAATTTGGGGGCGGCCCCTTCAGCTCCCAGTCAGACGAGACCTCTCTCAGCACCACTGCCTCATCTGTCACTCCTACCAGCGAGCTGCTGCCCCTGGGCCCTGTGGATGGCCGCTCCTGCTCCATGGACTCCGCCTACGGCACCctttcccccacctccctgcaaGACTTTATGGCCCCAGCCCCCATGGCGGAGTCAGCACCCCAGCCCCCAGAGTTACCACCAGCCCCGTCACCCCCACCCTCGCCCCGCGTCCGCCGCCGCACTCCTGTCCAGCTGCTGCCCTGCCTGCCCCACCTGCTCAAGTCCAAATCAGAGGCCAGCCTCCTCCAGCTGCTGTCAGGGGCCACCACCCGCAGAGCGCCCCCAGCCCCTAGCCGCAGCCTGTCGGAAGTCTGCTTGGCTGCTACCGTCCCTGGCATGAGGACTCGGGGCTCTTATCAGGAAGCTGGGCCCAGCTGGTATTGCCAGGGGGCACCTGGCCCTGGCCCCCAGCTGGCAGAGCTAGAGGGTGGAGCCCACTGTCCAGGTGGGGAGCTCGAAGGACCCACCAGGAGGAGCAGAGAGCTGTCCTCGGGGGCCTCGACCAGGGTCCAGCCTGAGCCTCCCCCGGGGATTTCGGCCCAGCACAGGAAGCTGACGCTGGCCCAGCTCTACCGAATCAGGACTACCCTGCTGCTTAACTCCACCCTCACTGCCTC GGAGGTCTGA
- the PLEKHG5 gene encoding pleckstrin homology domain-containing family G member 5 isoform X2, with protein sequence MNSVLTKHGSPPHSWLSLHSGTEDRSLEEEKGLRCQNPDCMDKGRAAKVCHHADCQQLHHRGPLNLCEVCDSKFHSAMHYDGHVRFDLPPQGSVLARNVSTRSCPPRTSPAVDLEEEEESCMDGKGDRKSTGLKLSKKKARRRHTDDPSKECFTLKFDLNVDIETEIVPAMKKKSLGEVLLPVFERKGIALGKVDIYLDQSNTPLSLTFEAYRFGGHYLRVKAKPGDEGKVEQGVKDSKSLSLPILRQAGAGPPAQERVDPQSRRESLDILAPGRRRKNMSEFLGEASIPGQEPPTPSSCSLPSGSSSGGSSSSSGSDSWKNRAASRFSGFFSSGPSTSAYGREMDKMEQLEGKLHAYGLFGLPRLPRRLRFDHDSWEEEGDEEEDEDDAGLRLEDSWRELIDGHEKLTRRQCHQQEAVWELLHTEASYIKKLRVITNLFLCCLLNLQESGLLCEVEAERLFSNIPEIARLHRGLWGSVMAPVLEKARRTRALLQPGDFLKGFKMFGSLFKPYIRYCMEEEGCMEYMRGLLRDNDLFRAYITWAEKHQQCQRLKLSDMLAKPHQRLTKYPLLLKSVLRKTDEPRAKEAVVTMIGSVERFIHHVNACMRQRQERQRLAAVVSRIDAYEVVEGSNDEVDKLLKEFLHLDLTAPIPGASPEETRQLLLEGSLRMKEGKDSKVDVYCFLFTDLLLVTKAVKKAERTKVIRPPLLVDKIVCRELRDPGSFLLIYLNEFHSAVGAYTFQASGQALCRGWVDAIYNAQNQLQQLRVQEHPGNQQHLQSLEEEEDEQEEEEEEEEEGGESSTSAASSPTILRKSSHSLDSQHCASDGSTETLAMVVVEPGELLSSPEFGGGPFSSQSDETSLSTTASSVTPTSELLPLGPVDGRSCSMDSAYGTLSPTSLQDFMAPAPMAESAPQPPELPPAPSPPPSPRVRRRTPVQLLPCLPHLLKSKSEASLLQLLSGATTRRAPPAPSRSLSEVCLAATVPGMRTRGSYQEAGPSWYCQGAPGPGPQLAELEGGAHCPGGELEGPTRRSRELSSGASTRVQPEPPPGISAQHRKLTLAQLYRIRTTLLLNSTLTAS encoded by the exons GTATGCCACCACGCCGACTGCCAGCAACTGCACCACCGGGGCCCCCTCAACCTCTGCGAGGTCTGTGACAGCAAGTTCCACAGCGCCATGCATTACGATGGGCACGTCCGCTTCGACCTGCCCCCCCAAG GCTCTGTCCTGGCTCGGAATGTGTCCACCCGGTCCTGCCCCCCACGCACCAGTCCTGCTGTGgacttggaggaggaggaggagagctgTATGGATGGCAAGGG GGACCGAAAGAGCACAGGCCTGAAACTCTCCAAGAAGAAAGCCAGGAGGAGACACACAGAT GACCCAAGCAAGGAGTGCTTCACCCTGAAATTTGACCTGAACGTGGATATTGAGACGGAGATTGTACCAGCCATGAAGAAGAAGTCTCTGGG ggaggTGCTGCTGCCAGTATTTGAAAGGAAGGGCATTGCACTGGGCAAAGTGGACATCTACCTGGACCAGTCCAACACGCCCCTGTCCCTCACCTTTGAGGCTTACAGGTTTGGGGGACACTACCTGCGGGTCAAAG CCAAGCCAGGGGACGAGGGGAAGGTGGAGCAGGGGGTGAAGGACTCCAAGTCCCTGAGTCTGCCGATCCTGCGGCAAGCCGGGGCCGGACCCCCGGCCCAGGAGCGGGTGGACCCCCAGAGCCGCCGGGAGAGCCTGGATATCCTG GCCCCTGGTCGCCGACGCAAGAACATGTCAGAGTTCCTGGGGGAGGCAAGCATCCCTGGGCAGGAGCCCCCCACACCCTCCAGCTGCTCTCTGCCCAGCGGCAGCAGCagtggcggcagcagcagcagcagcggcagtgaCAGCTGGAAGAACCGGGCAGCCAGTCGCTTCAGTGGCTTCTTCAGCTCAGGCCCCAGCACCAGTGCCTACGGCCGG GAGATGGACAAGATGGAACAGCTGGAGGGCAAGCTGCACGCCTACGGCCTCTTCGGGCTGCCCAGGCTGCCCCGGAGGCTGCGCTTTGACCATGACTCCTGGGAGGAAGAAGGTGACGAAGAGGAGGATGAGGATGACGCTGGACTGCGGCTGGAGGACAGCTGGCGGGAGCTCATTGACGGGCACGAG AAGCTGACCCGGCGGCAGTGCCACCAGCAGGAGGCGGTCTGGGAGCTCCTGCACACGGAGGCCTCCTACATTAAGAAGCTGAGGGTGATCACCAAC CTGTTCCTGTGCTGCCTTCTGAACCTGCAGGAGTCGGGACTGCTGTGTGAG GTGGAGGCGGAACGCCTGTTCAGTAACATCCCGGAGATCGCGCGGCTGCACCGCGGGCTGTGGGGCAGCGTGATGGCGCCGGTGCTGGAGAAGGCGCGGCGCACGCGGGCGCTGCTGCAGCCCGGGGATTTCCTCAAAGGCTTTAAGATG TTCGGCTCCCTCTTCAAGCCCTACATTCGATACTGCATGGAGGAGGAGGGCTGCATGGAGTATATGCGCGGCCTGCTGCGCGACAACGACCTCTTCCGAGCTTACATCACG TGGGCCGAGAAGCACCAGCAGTGCCAGCGGCTGAAGCTGAGCGACATGCTGGCCAAGCCCCACCAGCGACTCACCAAGTACCCGCTGCTGCTCAAGTCGGTGCTAAGAAAGACCGACGAACCGCGCGCCAAGGAGGCCGTTGTCACCATG ATCGGCTCGGTGGAACGCTTCATCCACCACGTGAACGCGTGCATGCGGCAGCGCCAGGAGCGGCAGCGGCTGGCGGCTGTGGTGAGTCGCATCGACGCATACGAGGTGGTGGAGGGCAGCAACGACGAGGTGGACAAG ctcctgaaGGAATTTCTACATCTGGACCTGACAGCCCCCATCCCTGGAGCCTCCCCTGAGGAGACACGTCAGCTGCTGCTGGAAGGGAGCCTGAGGATGAAGGAGGGGAAGGACAGCAAG GTGGACGTGTACTGCTTTCTCTTCACTGACCTGCTCTTGGTGACTAAGGCAGTGAAGAAGGCTGAGAGGACCAAGGTGATCAGGCCACCGCTGCTGGTGGACAAGATCGTGTGCCGGGAGCTTCGGGACCCAG gctccttcctcctcaTCTACCTGAACGAGTTCCACAGTGCTGTGGGGGCCTACACGTTCCAGGCCAGTGGCCAGGCTTTGTGCCGTGGCTGGGTGGATGCCATCTACAATGCCCAG AACCAGCTGCAGCAGCTGCGTGTGCAGGAGCACCCAGGCAACCAGCAGCACCTGCAGAgcctggaagaggaggaggatgagcaggaggaggaggaggaagaggaggaggaaggcggGGAGAGTAGCACTTCGGCTGCCAGCTCCCCTACCATTCTGCGCAAAAGCAGCCACAGCCTTGACTCCCAGCACTG TGCCTCGGACGGCTCTACGGAGACCCTGGCCATGGTGGTGGTGGAGCCTGGGGAGTTGCTGTCCTCTCCTGAATTTGGGGGCGGCCCCTTCAGCTCCCAGTCAGACGAGACCTCTCTCAGCACCACTGCCTCATCTGTCACTCCTACCAGCGAGCTGCTGCCCCTGGGCCCTGTGGATGGCCGCTCCTGCTCCATGGACTCCGCCTACGGCACCctttcccccacctccctgcaaGACTTTATGGCCCCAGCCCCCATGGCGGAGTCAGCACCCCAGCCCCCAGAGTTACCACCAGCCCCGTCACCCCCACCCTCGCCCCGCGTCCGCCGCCGCACTCCTGTCCAGCTGCTGCCCTGCCTGCCCCACCTGCTCAAGTCCAAATCAGAGGCCAGCCTCCTCCAGCTGCTGTCAGGGGCCACCACCCGCAGAGCGCCCCCAGCCCCTAGCCGCAGCCTGTCGGAAGTCTGCTTGGCTGCTACCGTCCCTGGCATGAGGACTCGGGGCTCTTATCAGGAAGCTGGGCCCAGCTGGTATTGCCAGGGGGCACCTGGCCCTGGCCCCCAGCTGGCAGAGCTAGAGGGTGGAGCCCACTGTCCAGGTGGGGAGCTCGAAGGACCCACCAGGAGGAGCAGAGAGCTGTCCTCGGGGGCCTCGACCAGGGTCCAGCCTGAGCCTCCCCCGGGGATTTCGGCCCAGCACAGGAAGCTGACGCTGGCCCAGCTCTACCGAATCAGGACTACCCTGCTGCTTAACTCCACCCTCACTGCCTCGTGA